Proteins found in one Salvia splendens isolate huo1 chromosome 10, SspV2, whole genome shotgun sequence genomic segment:
- the LOC121753337 gene encoding glucose-1-phosphate adenylyltransferase large subunit 1-like, with product MDAFGATLKSASHLANPSKSVFGGEENGFWGEKITWSFSNRAGACKIGKKLNLEKRGRKIKPGVAYSVLTRENSNETLTIPAPRFERQRANPKNVAAIILGGGAGAQLFPLTSRAATPAVPIGGCYRLIDIPMSNCINSGINKIFVLTQFNSASLNRHISRTYTGNGISFGDGYVEVLAATQTAGETGNRWFQGTADAVRQFIWLFEDAKAKDIDNILILSGDHMYRMDYMDFIQNHIDRNADITLSCAPVDESRASSLGLVKIDSRGRVSQFSEKPKGVDKMAMQVDTSIIGLSAEEAVRSPYIASMGVYAFKTDVLLKLLRWRYPTSNDFGSEIIPSAVKEQTVQAYVFRDYWEDIGTIKSFYDANLALTDEFPKFEFYDPKTPFYTSPRFLPPTKIDNCKIKDAIISHGCFLRECVVEHSIVGERSRLDSGVELKDTFMMGADSYQTESEIASLLAQGKVPMGIGSNTKISNCIIDKNARIGRDVTIKNKDGIEEADRSEEGFYIRSGITVVVEKGTIADGTVI from the exons ATGGATGCTTTCGGTGCTACGTTGAAATCGGCATCCCATTTGGCGAATCCGAGCAAAAGTGTGTTTGGTGGTGAAGAGAATGGGTTTTGGGGAGAGAAGATTACATGGAGTTTCAGTAATCGTGCCGGAGCTTGTAAGATtgggaaaaaattgaatcttgagaAAAGGGGAAGGAAGATCAAACCTGGGGTGGCTTACTCTGTTCTGACTAGAGAAAACAGCAATGAAACTCTG ACAATACCTGCTCCAAGATTCGAGAGACAGAGAGCGAATCCGAAAAATGTGGCTGCAATCATTCTGGGAGGAGGTGCCGGTGCGCAGCTTTTCCCTCTTACAAGCAGAGCTGCCACTCCAGCT GTTCCAATTGGAGGATGCTATAGGCTGATTGACATCCCAATGAGCAACTGCATCAACAGTGGCATTAACAAGATCTTTGTGCTCACTCAGTTCAATTCTGCTTCTCTAAATCGGCACATTTCTCGAACATATACTGGGAATGGCATTAGCTTTGGGGATGGTTATGTTGAG GTTTTGGCTGCGACTCAGACGGCAGGGGAAACAGGAAACCGGTGGTTCCAGGGTACAGCAGATGCGGTTAGGCAATTTATATGGCTATTTGAG GATGCCAAGGCAAAAGATATTGACAACATCTTGATTCTATCAGGGGATCATATGTACAGGATGGACTACATGGACTTCATTCAG AACCACATTGATAGAAATGCGGACATCACACTCTCGTGTGCACCAGTTGATGAAAG CCGAGCATCATCCCTTGGACTGGTGAAAATTGACAGCAGAGGTCGCGTATCTCAATTTTCTGAGAAGCCTAAAGGCGTGGATAAGATGGCAATG CAAGTAGACACCTCTATCATAGGATTGTCCGCGGAGGAAGCTGTAAGATCTCCGTATATTGCTTCTATGGGAGTATATGCATTCAAGACTGATGTTCTATTGAAGCTTCTCCGGTGGAGATACCCGACTTCAAACGACTTTGGGTCTGAGATCATACCATCTGCAGTAAAGGAACAAACTGTGCAG GCATATGTATTTAGAGACTACTGGGAAGACATCGGAACAATAAAATCATTTTATGATGCTAATTTGGCTCTTACGGATGAG TTCCCGAAGTTCGAATTCTACGATCCAAAGACTCCGTTCTACACATCACCCCGTTTTTTGCCACCAACCAAAATCGACAATTGCAAG ATCAAAGACGCGATCATATCACACGGGTGCTTCCTGCGTGAATGTGTTGTTGAACACTCTATAGTAGGCGAGCGCTCTCGTCTCGACTCCGGGGTTGAACTCAAG GATACATTTATGATGGGGGCTGATTCTTATCAAACGGAATCAGAGATTGCCTCACTGCTAGCTCAAGGCAAAGTTCCAATGGGGATTGGTAGTAACACCAAAATAAG TAACTGCATAATCGACAAGAACGCTAGAATCGGGAGAGACGTGACCATCAAGAACAAAGAT GGAATCGAAGAAGCTGATAGATCGGAGGAAGGGTTCTATATTCGCTCGGGGATCACTGTAGTAGTCGAGAAAGGAACGATAGCTGATGGCACGGTCATATAG
- the LOC121750255 gene encoding 40S ribosomal protein S25: MAPKKDKAPPPSSKPAKSGGGKQKKKKWSKGKQKEKVNNMVLFDKATYDKLLTEAPKYKLITPSVLSDRLRISGSLARKAIRELMARGLIRMVSAHASQQIYTRATNT; this comes from the exons ATG GCGCCGAAGAAGGATAAGGCTCCTCCACCATCGTCCAAGCCGGCGAAATCCGGAGGCGGAAAGCAGAAGAAGAAG AAGTGGAGCAAGGGTAAGCAAAAGGAGAAGGTGAACAACATGGTGCTGTTCGATAAGGCGACCTACGACAAATTGCTGACTGAGGCACCCAAGTACAAGCTTATCACTCCTTCCGTTCTCTCCGATCGTCTCAGG ATCAGTGGATCGTTGGCGAGAAAAGCAATCAGGGAATTGATGGCTAGAGGTTTGATCAGAATGGTTTCAGCTCATGCAAGCCAGCAGATATACACCAGGGCCACGAACACCTAA
- the LOC121752534 gene encoding protein RER1A-like — protein sequence MEGGDGPSAAAAALDKRRHELSKLFQHYLDKSTPHSLYRWVGTFCLVLLYALRVYYVQGFYIVTYGLGIYLLNLLIGFLSPLVDPELEPSEGPSLPTKGSDEFKPFIRRLPEFKFWYAITKAFCVAFLMTFFSMFDVPVFWPILLCYWIVLLFLTMKRQIMHMVKYRYIPFNLGKQKYGKKKPASNASSPRD from the exons ATGGAGGGTGGTGATGGTCCCTCAGCAGCTGCTGCAGCACTTGACAAACGGAGGCATGAGTTATCGAAACTTTTTCAGCATTATCTAGATAAATCTACCCCACATTCTCTTTATCGGTGGGTTGGGACATTTTGTTTGGTGCTTCTATATGCTCTGCGGGTTTATTATGTTCAAGGATTCTACATTGTTACTTATGGTTTGGGGATCTATCTTCTCAATTTGCTCATCGGGTTTTTGTCACCACTTGTTGACCCTGAGCTGGAACCGAGCGAAGGACCTTCACTGCCCACTAAAGGTTCTGATGAGTTCAAGCCATTCATTCGCCGTCTTCCCGAGTTCAAATTCTG GTATGCCATCACAAAGGCTTTCTGTGTAGCTTTCCTGATGACATTCTTTTCCATGTTTGATGTGCCAGTATTTTGGCCTATCCTATTATGTTATTGGATTGTTCTTCTTTTCCTAACAATGAAGCGTCAAATCATGCACATGGTCAAGTACAGATACATTCCATTCAATTTGGGAAAACAG AAATATGGAAAGAAAAAGCCAGCTTCCAACGCCAGCAGCCCCCGAGACTGA
- the LOC121750470 gene encoding very-long-chain (3R)-3-hydroxyacyl-CoA dehydratase PASTICCINO 2A-like, with product MPGMFSAVRRIYLTAYNWTLFFGWLQVFYLAVSTLWNSGHESVYAAVEKPLILAQSAALLEILHSLAGIVRSPVTATLPQVASRLYVTWGILYSFPEIRTHFFVSSLVISWSITEIIRYSFFGLKEAFGSAPSWLLWLRYSTFLMLYPTGITSEVGLIYYALPYLKESGDKFSIRMPNRWNFSFDYYCNAVLVLGFYVPGSPHLYGYMLEQRKKALAKAKTA from the coding sequence ATGCCCGGAATGTTCTCCGCCGTGCGGCGAATCTACCTCACCGCCTACAACTGGACGCTCTTCTTCGGCTGGCTCCAGGTGTTCTACCTCGCCGTCTCAACTCTCTGGAATTCCGGCCACGAATCGGTCTACGCCGCCGTCGAGAAGCCGCTCATCCTCGCGCAGTCAGCCGCGCTGCTCGAGATCCTCCACAGCCTCGCCGGAATCGTCAGATCTCCGGTCACCGCTACTCTGCCGCAGGTCGCCTCACGGCTGTACGTGACCTGGGGAATCCTGTACAGCTTCCCCGAAATCCGGACGCATTTCTTCGTTTCGTCGCTGGTGATTAGCTGGTCGATTACTGAGATAATTAGGTACTCGTTTTTCGGGTTGAAGGAGGCGTTCGGATCTGCGCCGTCGTGGCTGCTTTGGCTGAGGTACAGCACGTTTCTGATGTTGTACCCTACCGGAATCACGAGCGAGGTAGGGCTGATCTACTACGCGCTGCCGTATCTGAAGGAATCAGGGGACAAATTCAGCATCAGGATGCCGAATAGGTGGAATTTCTCGTTTGATTATTACTGTAATGCGGTGTTGGTTCTGGGATTCTATGTTCCTGGAAGTCCTCATCTCTATGGATACATGTTGGAGCAGAGGAAAAAGGCGCTCGCCAAAGCGAAAACGGCGTGA